The Synergistaceae bacterium DNA window AAATTCTATCTTGTCAGAATGTTTTAACGGCACAGGAAAATCAAACGCTCTAGCATTCCCATTTTTAGCAAGTCTATCAATTTCGGGGCCTCCTGGATATGGCAGACCTAAAATTTTCGCGGCTTTGTCGTAGGCTTCTCCCGCTGCGTCGTCTCGAGTCTGTCCCAATAATTTATATTTCCCGAACGAGTCAACTTCTATAATTTCCGTGTGGCCTCCTGAAACTATCAGCGACAAAAACGGCGGTTCCAAATCCGAGTCAACTAACGGCGCAAATAAATGTCCCTCCAAATGATTCACGCCGATTAACGGAACTTGCCAAACCTGCGATAAAGCTCTTGCAGTCTGAACGCCAACTATTAACGATCCCATTAAGCCCGGCCCCCTGGTTACTGCGATGAGATTTAAATTTTTTCCCGAAATATTGCATTGACTCAAACATGAATCTATAAGCGGCAAAAGATTCTCTAAATGCTTTCTCGCTGCAAACTCAGGAATCACACCGCCAAATTTCGCATGATCGTTAATTTGACTCGATAAAAGCTCGCACAAAATTTCTTTATCGTCATTAATAATTGCGACTCCGGTATCGTCGCAGCTCGTTTCGATTCCAAGTGTAAGAAAGCTCATGATCACATAAACGCGCTGTCAGATACAAACGACGACCAATCACTATTTATAAAATCGTCGTAGGAGTCAAATAATGCAGGCTCAACAATATAATCATTGAATACATACTGCTCAAAGCCTTCTAATGCAAGCTCGCCAAACCATAATTTATTGTCGCATTCTCTATTGTGAGTGAACATAAGCATTTATAACGCCTCCCCATTTATATTTAAACGCGAAATTGTTGCTATTGCTTGACATGTCATTGAGAGTCCCCGCCCTGAGTCATCAAGTTTTTCTGCTGATTTAAATTTTAGATTCACCGGGAAAAACCGCGCAAGACTCTTTATTATTTCATCGCGGTACTTGTTCAATCTAGGCACTTGAGCGCATATAAACGAGTCAACAAATTCAACCTGCCAGCCCTGAGATTTTACGAGATTCAAGACTTCCCGCAAAAGTTCTATACTGTCAATATCTTTATATTTCGAGTCGCTCGCTGGAAATAAATTCCCAATGTCAGGCAGTCCCGCAGCACCTAGAATCGAGTCCATTATTGAATGAGTCAATAAATCCGCGTCAGAATGTCCGAGCAAACCCAAAGGCGAGTCAGGAATTAAGACCCCTCCAAGAATTAATTTGCGCTCAGGGACTAATTTATGAACGTCATAGCCGAGTCCCGTTCGAGTTATTCGCGAGTCATTAACTAAAGATTTTGCGATTCTCATATCGTCAGGACAGGTAATCTTGAAATTTAAACGTTCGCCGGTAACATAATTTAATTTGTCGGGATAAAATTTTAACCATGCTTCGGCCTCGTCTTTAGCGTCGGGAAAATTTTTTACTGCTTCTAATAATTTGACTCTTGGGAAACTTTG harbors:
- the tsaD gene encoding tRNA (adenosine(37)-N6)-threonylcarbamoyltransferase complex transferase subunit TsaD → MSFLTLGIETSCDDTGVAIINDDKEILCELLSSQINDHAKFGGVIPEFAARKHLENLLPLIDSCLSQCNISGKNLNLIAVTRGPGLMGSLIVGVQTARALSQVWQVPLIGVNHLEGHLFAPLVDSDLEPPFLSLIVSGGHTEIIEVDSFGKYKLLGQTRDDAAGEAYDKAAKILGLPYPGGPEIDRLAKNGNARAFDFPVPLKHSDKIEFSFSGLKTALLWQVKKFADSDSLPINDLCASFQRAVVEALIAKINLAVKLTGINKISASGGVSANSALREALTSQKNFRVWLPKIQRCTDNAVMIAAAGYNAFMREKFIDSEIVPDPSIHDL
- the ispF gene encoding 2-C-methyl-D-erythritol 2,4-cyclodiphosphate synthase, translated to MNKNFSFVIAAGGSGSRMGGVKKQFETLGNKQLWQWSADKAAKLKDSGISEIIIILPEGYNVSWENNLIPLRIAKGGKTRAESVCSGLNEAKCDFVLVHDAARPFATKNLFIDLMTHTDNIFGAVPVLPVADALKRIDEKIISCVNRDGLYITQTPQSFPRVKLLEAVKNFPDAKDEAEAWLKFYPDKLNYVTGERLNFKITCPDDMRIAKSLVNDSRITRTGLGYDVHKLVPERKLILGGVLIPDSPLGLLGHSDADLLTHSIMDSILGAAGLPDIGNLFPASDSKYKDIDSIELLREVLNLVKSQGWQVEFVDSFICAQVPRLNKYRDEIIKSLARFFPVNLKFKSAEKLDDSGRGLSMTCQAIATISRLNINGEAL